From a single Rutidosis leptorrhynchoides isolate AG116_Rl617_1_P2 chromosome 5, CSIRO_AGI_Rlap_v1, whole genome shotgun sequence genomic region:
- the LOC139848765 gene encoding uncharacterized protein: MVINSTTSSGGAPAGDDYNSPNHPLFLHQNDHPGLILISKKLTGSDNYSSWKRSMMIALNAKNKLKIVTGEFTEPAINSESWALWERTNDMIISWILNTITDQISNSLNFVNTACELWKELNEHYSQLDGHRIYQLSNEIVQLKQQQSSIETYYHKLKGYWDEIDAIEAPHMCTCTCTCENGKQIVERDQMKRLMQFLMGR; encoded by the coding sequence ATGGTGATCAATTCGACAACCTCATCTGGTGGAGCTCCGGCGGGAGATGACTACAATTCACCAAATCATCCTCTCTTTCTACATCAAAATGATCATCCAGGCCTCATACTCATATCGAAGAAACTCACAGGATCTGATAACTACAGTTCCTGGAAACGTTCGATGATGATTGCATTAAATGCAAAGAACAAGCTCAAAATTGTTACCGGTGAGTTCACGGAACCAGCTATAAACTCTGAATCTTGGGCACTTTGGGAGAGAACAAATGATATGATCATTTCGTGGATTCTTAACACCATAACAGATCAAATTAGTAATTCTCTGAATTTTGTTAATACTGCGTGTGAGCTCTGGAAGGAATTGAATGAACACTATTCACAATTAGATGGTCATAGGATCTATCAACTATCAAATGAAATTGTTCAACTTAAGCAGCAACAAAGCTCTATTGAGActtattaccacaaactcaaaggCTACTGGGATGAGATAGATGCTATAGAGGCTCCACATATGTGCACATGTACTTGCACATGTGAGAATGGTAAACAAATTGTTGAAAGGGACCAGATGAAACGACTTATGCAATTTCTCATGGGGCGATGA